One window from the genome of Thermodesulfobacteriota bacterium encodes:
- a CDS encoding 4Fe-4S binding protein — MLTAPRMERCIGCHSCSLACARQVHRRLSWDTAGIRVASSGGLTSGFEAKTCLACNPAPCARACPTDAFSQRAGGGVVVRKKLCIRCGRCAQACPVDAVYLDPAGEPFVCLHCGRCVPFCPHDCLELAPIPERACLPGAGPEVLP, encoded by the coding sequence ATGCTGACCGCTCCCCGCATGGAGCGGTGTATCGGCTGCCACTCCTGCTCGCTGGCCTGCGCCCGCCAGGTGCACCGGCGGCTCTCCTGGGACACCGCCGGGATCCGCGTGGCGTCCTCCGGGGGGCTCACCTCGGGCTTCGAGGCGAAGACCTGCCTCGCCTGCAACCCCGCCCCCTGCGCCCGCGCCTGCCCCACCGACGCCTTCAGCCAGCGGGCCGGCGGCGGGGTGGTGGTCCGCAAGAAGCTCTGCATCCGCTGCGGCCGGTGCGCCCAGGCGTGCCCGGTGGACGCCGTCTACCTCGACCCGGCGGGGGAGCCCTTCGTCTGCCTCCACTGCGGCCGGTGCGTCCCCTTCTGCCCCCACGACTGCCTGGAGCTCGCCCCCATCCCCGAGCGCGCCTGTCTCCCCGGGGCCGGGCCGGAGGTGCTGCCGTGA